One segment of Thioflexithrix psekupsensis DNA contains the following:
- the gorA gene encoding glutathione-disulfide reductase gives MNTKFDVIILGGGSGGLAVAERAVSYGQSVAVIDGSALGGTCVNRGCVPKKVMWYAANLAHAAHDASEYGIKTHISGMDWSRLVAGRQQYVTDINHYWANYVKELGITHIQGYATLKSHTEVAVGDQIYHAKHIVLATGSRPIVPPVPGAELGITSDGFFELNHCPKKVAMIGAGYIGIELTGILQAFGAQVTVIGLEARPLELFDEGLSTVLAETLTQQGVELRLGFMVTALSQQDSGIRVSSKDGQHLDGFDAVIWAVGRRPNTDNLGLAEIGITPLRSGVIETDLYQNTVVPNIYAVGDIAGRSPLTPVAVAAGRRLADRLFGGQANAKIDYDLIPTVVFAHPPIGCIGLNETQAKALDTVVTVYETAFTPMRYALNKKGNRTWMKLICAGETEKVVGLHVMGEGADEMLQGFAVAIKMGATKADFDRTIPIHPSSAEEFVTLKRPDRVYYPKINR, from the coding sequence ATGAATACAAAATTTGACGTGATCATTCTCGGTGGCGGCAGTGGCGGTTTAGCAGTGGCCGAGCGAGCAGTCAGTTACGGACAAAGTGTTGCGGTGATTGACGGATCGGCTTTAGGTGGAACGTGTGTCAATCGCGGATGTGTCCCCAAAAAAGTCATGTGGTACGCAGCGAATTTGGCACATGCCGCACATGATGCCTCAGAATACGGTATTAAAACGCACATTTCAGGCATGGATTGGTCGCGTTTGGTGGCAGGAAGACAACAATATGTCACTGATATTAATCACTATTGGGCGAATTATGTCAAAGAATTAGGCATTACCCACATTCAAGGTTACGCCACATTAAAAAGTCACACCGAAGTGGCTGTAGGCGACCAAATCTACCACGCCAAACATATTGTATTAGCCACAGGCAGCCGTCCGATTGTCCCTCCCGTACCGGGCGCAGAGTTGGGAATTACATCTGATGGATTTTTTGAATTAAACCATTGTCCTAAAAAAGTCGCCATGATCGGTGCGGGCTACATTGGCATTGAATTAACGGGCATTTTGCAAGCCTTCGGCGCACAAGTCACCGTGATCGGTTTGGAGGCGCGACCATTGGAATTATTCGATGAAGGGTTAAGCACAGTTTTAGCAGAAACCCTGACACAACAAGGGGTTGAATTGCGTTTAGGCTTTATGGTGACGGCATTATCTCAGCAAGATTCTGGGATTCGAGTGAGCAGTAAAGATGGGCAGCACTTAGACGGTTTTGATGCAGTGATTTGGGCAGTGGGTCGCCGTCCGAATACGGATAATTTAGGATTGGCTGAGATTGGTATCACGCCTTTGCGCTCAGGAGTCATTGAAACAGACCTGTATCAAAATACAGTTGTGCCGAATATTTACGCCGTAGGTGATATTGCAGGGCGCAGTCCATTAACACCGGTGGCGGTTGCTGCGGGTCGCCGTTTAGCGGATCGTTTATTCGGTGGACAAGCGAATGCTAAAATTGACTACGATTTAATTCCCACAGTGGTATTCGCGCATCCCCCGATTGGCTGTATTGGTTTAAACGAAACCCAAGCCAAAGCCTTAGATACGGTGGTGACTGTGTATGAAACGGCATTTACGCCCATGCGTTATGCCTTGAATAAAAAGGGCAATCGCACATGGATGAAGTTAATTTGTGCGGGAGAGACGGAAAAAGTCGTGGGTTTGCACGTGATGGGAGAAGGGGCTGATGAAATGTTGCAAGGCTTTGCGGTGGCTATCAAAATGGGTGCGACAAAAGCCGATTTTGACCGCACCATTCCTATTCACCCCAGCAGTGCCGAAGAATTTGTCACCTTAAAACGTCCTGATCGGGTTTATTATCCAAAAATTAATCGTTAA
- a CDS encoding ArsR/SmtB family transcription factor, protein MTYAPNVSVSIPYDKEKLARVASLLHAVADPQRLSILAMLAEKELCVTDLSSITSDDLPTISQRLKLLYEAGLVKRRRQGKHIFYSTVKKYYLTEAVFTLLDTSENSQTSTDSE, encoded by the coding sequence ATGACTTACGCGCCCAATGTATCTGTATCCATTCCTTATGATAAGGAAAAATTAGCACGTGTTGCCAGTTTACTGCACGCCGTGGCTGATCCACAACGCTTATCTATTTTAGCCATGTTAGCGGAGAAAGAATTATGTGTGACTGATTTATCCAGCATTACTTCGGATGATTTGCCGACGATTTCGCAACGATTAAAATTGTTGTACGAAGCGGGCTTGGTCAAACGCAGACGGCAAGGAAAACATATTTTCTATTCTACCGTAAAGAAGTATTATTTGACCGAAGCGGTTTTTACGCTACTGGATACGTCAGAAAATTCTCAAACCTCAACAGACAGCGAATAA
- a CDS encoding AAA family ATPase, whose amino-acid sequence MKFPYGISDFNALIKEGYFYVDRTDRIPLLEEAGKQLLFLRPRRFGKSLLLNMLSNYYDLAMASEFDTLFGHLAIGKNPTEKHNQYLVMTWDFSSVLPMGSTNELKDVLYRYLNVAMEDFATTYQAQLKQPIKIYDDAAASFWSLINAVKASNHKLYLFIDEYDNFANEVMSSKIRNNDRYADLVYGEGLLKSLFKNVKAAAAGNGLDRVFITGVSPVIMADISSGYNVATNIYRNPEFNDLCGFTETEIQHALYQVANECQQRGDVLDTNVAMKTMRQFYNGYCFNQHDFTSVYNPTLALYFLKNLAQYCRYPDNLLDHNLGMDRDRINYIAQLPNGSALIQRICDDSQQVIVPQLHDRFGVEDLIKHEQEEEELASLLYYLGVLTQDKVVALGKLQLRVPNLVIRSLYVEKLRKLLLPDVQLSDFRQAKEQFFITGDLQPLCEFIQARLNVFSNRDYRWVNEFAIKTAFMMLLFDDRLYIVDSEPELKRQYADFTLIARPDMRQYEMLDHLMEFKFVKLSDVNLNGKEVQSLSDNELQELPQVQAALTAAFAQLATYQPILFERYGEDILRLQTTAVVAIGFERVVWRRESEVCIKNKCLKNDISVA is encoded by the coding sequence ATGAAATTTCCCTACGGCATAAGCGATTTTAACGCACTGATTAAAGAAGGCTATTTTTATGTGGATCGCACGGATCGAATTCCGTTATTAGAAGAAGCGGGCAAGCAATTATTATTTTTGCGTCCGCGTCGATTTGGTAAAAGTTTATTGCTGAATATGTTATCGAATTATTACGATCTGGCAATGGCGAGTGAATTTGATACGTTATTTGGGCATTTAGCCATCGGCAAAAATCCCACTGAGAAACATAATCAATATTTGGTAATGACGTGGGATTTTTCATCGGTATTGCCAATGGGGTCAACCAACGAATTAAAAGACGTTTTATATCGCTATTTAAACGTGGCGATGGAAGATTTTGCGACCACCTATCAAGCCCAATTGAAACAGCCCATCAAAATCTATGATGATGCCGCTGCAAGTTTTTGGTCACTCATCAATGCCGTCAAAGCATCAAATCACAAGCTTTATCTCTTTATCGACGAATATGACAATTTTGCCAATGAAGTCATGAGTTCAAAAATCCGCAATAATGATCGTTATGCGGATTTAGTGTATGGCGAAGGTCTTTTAAAATCATTATTTAAAAATGTAAAAGCCGCGGCGGCCGGTAATGGATTAGATCGGGTTTTTATTACAGGGGTTTCGCCTGTGATTATGGCTGATATTAGTAGCGGTTATAATGTCGCTACTAATATTTATCGCAATCCAGAATTTAATGATTTGTGTGGTTTTACTGAAACTGAAATTCAACACGCCTTATATCAAGTGGCTAATGAATGTCAGCAGCGAGGAGATGTGTTAGATACGAATGTGGCCATGAAAACCATGCGGCAATTTTATAATGGTTATTGTTTTAATCAGCATGATTTCACCTCCGTTTATAACCCTACTTTAGCCCTTTATTTTCTGAAAAATTTGGCACAATATTGCCGTTATCCTGATAATTTATTAGACCATAATTTAGGCATGGATCGAGACCGTATTAATTATATTGCACAATTGCCGAATGGCTCTGCATTAATCCAGCGAATTTGTGATGACAGTCAACAGGTGATTGTGCCGCAATTGCATGATCGTTTTGGGGTTGAGGATTTAATTAAACATGAGCAGGAAGAAGAAGAATTAGCCTCACTGCTTTATTATCTCGGTGTGCTAACGCAGGATAAAGTCGTGGCATTGGGTAAGTTGCAATTGCGCGTGCCTAATTTGGTGATTCGCAGTTTATATGTGGAGAAATTGCGCAAATTATTATTGCCCGATGTACAATTAAGTGATTTTCGTCAAGCCAAAGAACAATTCTTTATTACAGGCGATTTACAACCCTTATGTGAATTTATTCAAGCGCGGTTAAATGTTTTTAGTAATCGGGATTATCGTTGGGTCAATGAATTTGCGATTAAAACCGCATTTATGATGTTATTGTTTGATGATCGTTTATATATTGTGGATTCAGAACCTGAATTAAAACGACAATATGCCGATTTTACTTTAATTGCGCGGCCAGATATGCGTCAATATGAGATGCTGGATCATTTAATGGAGTTTAAATTTGTCAAATTAAGTGACGTTAATTTAAACGGTAAAGAAGTTCAAAGTTTATCGGACAATGAATTGCAAGAATTACCGCAAGTGCAAGCGGCATTGACTGCGGCATTTGCGCAATTAGCCACTTATCAACCCATTTTATTTGAGCGTTATGGAGAAGACATATTGCGCTTGCAAACCACGGCGGTGGTGGCGATTGGGTTTGAACGGGTGGTGTGGCGGAGAGAAAGTGAGGTTTGTATTAAGAATAAATGCTTAAAAAATGACATAAGTGTTGCCTAA